A DNA window from Schistocerca gregaria isolate iqSchGreg1 chromosome 2, iqSchGreg1.2, whole genome shotgun sequence contains the following coding sequences:
- the LOC126336698 gene encoding uncharacterized protein LOC126336698 produces the protein MPCSRSEEWTVNLLSQNKMMKAENSENVTHGGIDNLDVDAAGNRSEETIPEAPHIPGNVYPVITGRRRWSFVNVLEYNHELFDKIRTDFLLMFPWFQDLLSYVRSLPGGTTVTSLSQKDREMLTSCIANLTISQRDIRRNSLLERRRRPLPSHV, from the exons ATGCCATGCAGCCGAAGTGAAGAGTGGACTGTAAATCTGCTGTCGCAAAACAAGATGATGAAAGCAGAG AATTCTGAAAATGTAACACATGGTGGAATTGATAACCTTGATGTGGATGCTGCTGGAAACCGAAGTGAAGAAACCATCCCTGAAGCTCCTCACATACCTGGTAACGTGTATCCTGTCATCACTGGGAGAAGACGATGGAGCTTTGTTAATGTGCTTGAATATAACCATGAACTGTTTGACAAAATACGAACTGACTTCCTACTCATGTTCCCATGGTTTCAGGATTTATTAAGTTATGTGAGGTCTCTACCAGGTGGTACTACAGTGACGTCATTGTCACAGAAAGACCGGGAGATGCTGACATCTTGCATAGCAAACTTAACGATTTCTCAAAGAGATATCCGGAGAAATTCTCTTCTGGAGAGAAGACGGAGACCACTTCCAAGTCATGTATGA